The following are from one region of the Polyangiaceae bacterium genome:
- a CDS encoding heparinase II/III family protein has translation MLFARISGLAVVVSIALAFSCSDSNTPAASGSGGSSGGGSGGVGGADGGGADAGSDTTAPSDLVATPLSFSSIELDWTDNSTDETGFVLERRAEGASSWVQVQAPDADATQVVDDGLSPYTTYYYRIAAAKGSAQSGYSDEASARTYSKGLPKVRADHPRIWINAETLPALKSRVGSKDWLQIESGYRDGMVNAFAGLVSGQKSYCDAAISDGHSRAQSIRTTSDDTAVRSDILFMSTIYDWCYAELTANDRQTIGNGILYGLKWQVDHAFIGPDNQLVGGLGHQEGHQSYALVAALALAGETFPLDEDYGYSLAEYLDLSFKHVEDDLLPTFRKLGHSGGGYFMSWGYAGVKYNFLIAPIIALSTATDVDFLHQETWLDGIPRYFMYGLRNTTDLNLVNSDDQGWPYFQFYDYETTLAVIHGYDNPFAHWFAHRFEDRYAEIRDETKYSMYRMLWDDGTAADGDPAALPYAWAGHDAGRYVLREGWKDDDLLVYFKNQPFFSDNHNHRDNGSFVLFYKQAPLAIDSGYYDAYGSGHHTGYYTRAIAHNTVLVDGNQIEYDWNTVPFDKTIAKTPVYDTQPDYTCIAADFTDSCAVADGASQSIGQRKADEMVRYLVYLRNVKDWEAPVLVIFDRVRATQPEYEKRWLLHTMDKPELGSYTTVKYGNAKLFIQTLDNTESSFSVSLHGSDDSDPCAAAHFPNWSYTGVAPICNSEYLKQTYYTPGKWRVEVAPQGKHALDLFVNVLSPASVDVSAPPATELLESADSIGVTVNDWAAVFSKTPGTNGTVEYSVAKPGHRRHLVTGLPASAKVHVTRDGVALLDTTTNASGNAFFEADQTSADAKFVLTAE, from the coding sequence ATGCTTTTCGCGCGAATCTCGGGTCTCGCCGTAGTGGTCAGCATTGCCCTCGCCTTCAGCTGCAGCGACTCCAACACTCCGGCGGCCAGCGGCAGCGGTGGGAGCAGCGGTGGTGGCAGTGGCGGCGTGGGGGGCGCCGACGGTGGCGGCGCTGACGCCGGGTCGGATACGACCGCGCCGTCGGATCTCGTCGCGACGCCGCTTTCGTTCAGCAGCATCGAGCTCGACTGGACGGACAACAGCACGGACGAGACGGGCTTCGTCCTCGAGCGCCGCGCCGAGGGGGCCTCGAGCTGGGTGCAGGTTCAAGCTCCGGATGCGGACGCGACCCAGGTCGTGGACGACGGCTTGAGCCCGTACACGACGTACTACTATCGGATCGCGGCCGCGAAGGGTTCTGCCCAGTCGGGGTACTCCGACGAAGCCAGTGCGCGCACCTACTCCAAGGGCTTGCCCAAGGTGCGAGCGGATCACCCGCGCATCTGGATCAACGCCGAAACCCTGCCCGCGCTGAAGAGTCGCGTCGGCTCCAAGGATTGGCTCCAGATCGAGAGCGGCTACCGCGACGGCATGGTCAACGCCTTCGCCGGGCTCGTGAGCGGGCAGAAGTCCTACTGCGACGCTGCCATTTCCGACGGACACTCCCGCGCGCAGAGCATTCGGACGACCAGCGACGACACGGCCGTGCGCTCGGACATCCTGTTCATGAGCACCATCTACGACTGGTGCTACGCGGAGCTCACGGCTAACGACCGACAGACGATCGGCAACGGCATCTTGTATGGCCTCAAATGGCAGGTGGATCACGCCTTCATCGGGCCGGACAATCAGCTCGTTGGTGGTCTCGGGCACCAAGAGGGGCATCAATCCTACGCGCTGGTGGCGGCGCTCGCCCTCGCGGGTGAGACGTTCCCGCTGGACGAAGACTACGGCTACTCGCTCGCGGAGTATCTCGACTTGAGCTTCAAGCACGTGGAAGACGACCTGCTGCCCACCTTCCGAAAGCTCGGGCACTCCGGCGGCGGATACTTCATGAGCTGGGGCTACGCTGGGGTGAAGTACAACTTCCTGATCGCGCCCATCATCGCCCTCAGCACCGCGACGGACGTCGACTTCCTTCACCAAGAAACGTGGCTGGACGGCATCCCGCGCTACTTCATGTACGGGCTGAGGAACACCACGGACCTGAATCTGGTCAACTCCGACGACCAGGGTTGGCCCTATTTCCAGTTCTACGACTACGAGACCACGCTGGCGGTGATCCACGGCTACGATAACCCCTTCGCGCACTGGTTCGCCCATCGCTTCGAGGACAGGTACGCCGAGATTCGAGACGAGACGAAGTACAGCATGTATCGCATGCTGTGGGACGACGGCACCGCCGCCGACGGCGACCCCGCTGCGCTGCCGTACGCCTGGGCGGGACACGACGCCGGCCGCTACGTGCTGCGTGAAGGCTGGAAGGACGACGACTTGCTGGTGTACTTCAAGAACCAGCCGTTCTTCAGCGACAACCACAACCACCGCGACAACGGCAGCTTCGTCCTGTTCTACAAACAGGCGCCCCTGGCGATCGACAGCGGGTACTACGACGCCTACGGCTCCGGCCACCACACGGGCTACTACACGCGCGCCATCGCCCACAACACCGTGCTCGTGGACGGTAACCAGATCGAATACGACTGGAACACGGTTCCGTTCGACAAGACCATCGCCAAGACGCCGGTGTACGACACTCAGCCGGACTACACCTGCATCGCGGCGGACTTCACGGATTCCTGCGCGGTGGCCGATGGCGCGAGCCAGAGCATCGGTCAGCGAAAGGCCGACGAGATGGTTCGGTATCTCGTGTATCTGCGCAACGTGAAGGATTGGGAAGCCCCAGTGCTCGTGATCTTCGATCGCGTGCGGGCGACCCAGCCGGAGTACGAAAAGCGCTGGCTGCTGCACACCATGGACAAGCCGGAGCTGGGCTCGTACACCACGGTGAAGTACGGCAACGCCAAGCTCTTCATCCAAACGCTGGACAACACCGAGAGCAGCTTCAGCGTCTCCCTGCACGGTTCGGACGACAGCGACCCCTGCGCCGCTGCGCACTTTCCCAACTGGAGCTACACCGGCGTCGCACCCATCTGCAACTCGGAATACCTGAAGCAGACGTACTACACGCCCGGCAAGTGGCGCGTGGAGGTGGCGCCCCAAGGCAAGCACGCGTTGGACTTGTTCGTGAACGTGCTCTCACCGGCGTCCGTGGACGTGTCCGCGCCGCCGGCCACCGAGCTCCTCGAGAGCGCCGACTCCATTGGTGTGACCGTGAACGATTGGGCGGCCGTGTTCTCGAAGACGCCTGGCACGAACGGCACGGTGGAGTACTCGGTGGCCAAGCCCGGGCATCGGCGGCATTTGGTCACCGGGCTGCCCGCGAGCGCGAAGGTGCACGTGACGCGTGACGGCGTGGCGCTGCTGGACACCACCACCAACGCCTCCGGCAACGCGTTCTTCGAAGCCGATCAGACGTCCGCCGACGCCAAGTTCGTGCTCACCGCGGAGTGA
- a CDS encoding class I SAM-dependent methyltransferase, translating to MALDVDAFSERHFADLAAAFCRGRLGLARSVSDADAVTAGHTAGLRLHKFKRSAELPRVRRVLGALKSFAPASLLDIGSGRGVFLWPLLDALPELFVTALDVREDRVADLRAVATGGVERLSAVEADVHALPFDDARFDLVTALEVLEHLDDPARAAREVLRVAVRGVIASVPSKEDDNPEHIHLFSTDTLRDLFLDAGALRVDVEHVRGHAVAVVSK from the coding sequence ATGGCCTTGGACGTCGACGCCTTTTCCGAGCGGCACTTCGCCGACCTTGCCGCCGCGTTTTGCCGCGGTCGGCTCGGCCTGGCGCGCTCCGTGAGCGACGCGGACGCCGTGACGGCAGGGCACACGGCGGGCCTCCGGCTGCACAAGTTCAAGCGCAGCGCGGAGCTACCGCGTGTACGGCGGGTGCTCGGCGCGCTCAAGAGCTTCGCGCCCGCGTCCCTGCTCGATATCGGCAGCGGCCGCGGCGTGTTCCTCTGGCCCCTGCTCGACGCCCTGCCGGAGCTCTTCGTCACCGCCCTGGACGTCCGAGAAGACCGAGTGGCAGATCTCCGCGCTGTCGCCACCGGCGGCGTGGAGCGCCTGTCCGCAGTGGAAGCGGACGTCCATGCGCTGCCCTTCGACGACGCGCGCTTCGACTTGGTCACGGCCCTCGAGGTATTGGAGCACCTGGACGACCCTGCACGCGCGGCGCGGGAAGTCCTCCGCGTGGCCGTCCGGGGCGTCATCGCGTCGGTGCCCTCCAAAGAGGACGACAATCCCGAGCACATCCACTTGTTTTCGACCGACACGCTCCGCGATCTGTTCCTCGACGCCGGGGCCCTTCGCGTGGACGTCGAGCACGTGCGCGGCCACGCCGTCGCGGTGGTCAGCAAGTGA
- a CDS encoding RNA ligase family protein, which yields MPIRKYPRTRHIEGSRLSAGDEDLSAVPFRELAGKHLVVEEKLDGANAALSFDDDGALLLQSRGHYLSGGPREKHFAVLKTWANAHQRAFAERLGSRYVMYGEWLYAKHTIFYDRLPHYFMEFDVLDRETDAFLSTDRRRALLDGLPIQSVPVLHTGALSSLKRLTAHVAPSLYKSPDSRTRLATHAADLGLPVEQTLAETDPSALAEGLYVKHEEDGVVCGRYKFVRATFLTQVLESGSHWLARPIVPNLLAPEVDLYS from the coding sequence ATCCCCATCCGCAAGTACCCGCGCACGCGGCACATCGAGGGCTCGCGTCTCTCTGCCGGGGATGAAGATCTCTCCGCGGTGCCCTTTCGCGAGCTCGCGGGCAAGCACCTGGTGGTGGAAGAGAAGCTCGACGGCGCCAACGCCGCGCTCTCGTTCGACGACGACGGCGCGCTCTTGCTGCAGAGCCGCGGGCACTACCTGAGCGGCGGCCCACGAGAGAAGCACTTCGCCGTGCTGAAGACCTGGGCCAACGCGCACCAGCGCGCCTTCGCGGAGCGGCTGGGCAGCCGCTACGTGATGTACGGCGAGTGGTTGTACGCCAAGCACACCATCTTCTACGACCGGCTCCCGCACTACTTCATGGAGTTCGACGTGCTGGATCGCGAGACGGACGCGTTCCTGTCCACCGACCGGCGAAGGGCGCTGCTCGACGGCCTTCCCATCCAGAGCGTCCCGGTGCTGCACACCGGCGCGCTCTCGAGCCTGAAGCGGCTCACCGCTCACGTCGCCCCCTCGCTGTACAAGTCACCCGACAGCCGCACGCGCCTCGCCACGCATGCGGCGGATCTCGGCCTCCCGGTGGAGCAAACCTTGGCGGAGACGGATCCCTCGGCGCTCGCGGAAGGCCTCTACGTCAAACACGAAGAAGACGGCGTTGTGTGCGGTCGCTACAAGTTCGTGCGCGCCACGTTCCTCACCCAGGTGCTGGAGTCCGGCAGCCACTGGCTCGCGCGGCCCATCGTGCCAAACTTGCTGGCTCCCGAAGTGGATCTGTACTCGTGA
- a CDS encoding AAA family ATPase encodes MLPPCPTAPSFSLNWDELVERYEWVRALEGTQQNPTYHAEGDVFIHTRMVLEELLCLPTFRQMSDADRQVTYWAALLHDVAKPACTREEDGKLTARGHSGRGERMARRILYQLGAPLGAREQVARLVQLHQVPYFALEHERPTDVAIGISHIARADILCTVAEADIRGRECADKQRLLDNVELFREVCRDAGCYEKPYAFASAHSRVEYFRRDARDPAYAAHDDTQFEVTLMSGLPGAGKDTWVQQSAPGLPVVSLDALREELGVAPEENQGTVVSAAKERARELLREERPFVWNATNVSRKLRKPLRELFFDYKARLRIVYVDTPWSELLRRSQDRAVPRAVLDKLLDRWEVPDETEAHEVLWIDTGG; translated from the coding sequence ATGCTGCCCCCCTGCCCCACCGCGCCGAGCTTCTCCCTGAACTGGGACGAGCTGGTAGAGCGCTACGAGTGGGTGCGCGCCCTCGAGGGCACGCAGCAAAACCCCACCTATCACGCGGAAGGAGACGTCTTCATCCACACCCGCATGGTGCTGGAGGAGCTCTTGTGCTTACCCACGTTCCGCCAGATGTCGGACGCGGACCGCCAGGTCACCTACTGGGCGGCGCTGCTTCACGACGTCGCCAAGCCCGCCTGCACGCGGGAAGAAGACGGCAAGCTCACGGCCCGGGGCCACTCCGGACGCGGGGAGCGCATGGCGCGCCGCATCCTGTATCAGCTGGGCGCTCCGCTCGGAGCGCGGGAGCAAGTCGCTCGCTTGGTGCAGCTGCACCAAGTGCCGTACTTCGCCCTCGAGCACGAGCGTCCGACGGACGTGGCCATCGGCATCAGCCACATCGCCCGCGCCGACATCTTGTGCACCGTGGCGGAGGCCGACATCCGCGGTCGCGAGTGCGCGGACAAGCAACGCTTGCTCGACAACGTGGAGCTCTTCCGCGAAGTGTGCCGTGACGCCGGCTGCTACGAAAAGCCCTACGCCTTCGCCTCGGCTCACAGCCGCGTGGAGTACTTCCGGAGGGACGCGCGAGATCCCGCCTACGCCGCCCACGACGACACCCAGTTCGAGGTGACGCTCATGTCCGGCTTGCCCGGCGCCGGCAAGGACACCTGGGTGCAGCAGAGCGCTCCGGGCCTCCCGGTCGTCTCGCTGGACGCGCTCCGCGAAGAGCTGGGCGTGGCGCCCGAAGAGAACCAAGGCACGGTCGTGTCGGCGGCCAAGGAGCGCGCGCGAGAGCTGCTCCGCGAGGAGCGTCCCTTCGTGTGGAACGCCACCAACGTGAGCCGCAAGCTGCGCAAGCCGCTCCGCGAGCTGTTCTTCGACTACAAGGCGCGCCTTCGCATCGTGTACGTCGACACACCGTGGAGCGAGCTCCTGCGCCGGAGCCAAGACCGCGCGGTACCCCGCGCCGTGCTCGACAAGCTCCTGGACCGCTGGGAGGTGCCGGACGAGACCGAGGCTCACGAGGTGCTCTGGATCGACACCGGCGGGTGA
- a CDS encoding EAL domain-containing response regulator yields the protein MSSDTAISQEPLSTRRPPRGRVLLVDDDELLLAANARVLRRESFDVVTAESGDIAIEKLRQTEVDVVVTDISMPRYDGIQLLRAVRQEDRDLPVVLVTGVPAVSSAAKAVELGAFRYLLKPFEPAELVSTVVRATQLRRLGRAKRLALSVLGQTSGEASGIAGLESSFRQALSTLWMAFQPIVYTSDQTLLGYEALLRCSEPSLPHPGAVLDAAERLGELTTLGRTTRHRAASMMREAHPEALLFINLHPEDLADPHLLDESVALSEIADRVVLEITERASLDRVPGLDEHLVALRALGFRIAIDDLGEGYAGLSSFVRLDPDFVKLDMSLVRHIDASSIKRRLVASMVAVCRDMGLQVIAEGVETDAELGTLIELGCDLMQGYRFGHPARPFPEPTW from the coding sequence TTGAGTAGCGACACCGCAATCAGTCAAGAGCCCCTCTCGACGCGTCGGCCGCCGAGAGGTCGCGTCCTTCTGGTGGACGACGACGAGCTGCTGCTCGCGGCGAACGCTCGCGTGCTCCGGCGCGAGAGCTTCGACGTCGTGACGGCAGAGAGCGGGGACATCGCCATCGAGAAGTTGCGCCAGACGGAAGTGGACGTGGTGGTGACGGACATCTCCATGCCCCGCTACGACGGCATTCAGCTGCTGCGCGCGGTCCGTCAGGAAGATCGCGACCTCCCCGTGGTGTTGGTCACTGGCGTTCCTGCCGTCAGCTCCGCGGCAAAGGCGGTGGAGCTCGGCGCGTTTCGCTATCTGCTCAAGCCCTTCGAGCCGGCGGAGCTCGTGAGCACCGTGGTGCGCGCCACGCAGCTCCGTCGCCTGGGTCGCGCCAAGCGCCTCGCCCTGTCCGTGCTGGGGCAAACCTCGGGAGAAGCCTCCGGCATCGCCGGCCTGGAGTCGAGCTTCCGCCAAGCGCTGTCCACCCTGTGGATGGCGTTCCAACCCATCGTGTACACCTCGGACCAAACGCTTTTGGGTTACGAGGCGCTGCTCCGCTGCAGCGAGCCGTCCCTGCCCCACCCCGGCGCCGTGTTGGACGCCGCGGAGCGCCTGGGAGAGCTCACCACCCTCGGCCGCACCACCCGCCACCGCGCCGCCAGCATGATGCGCGAGGCTCACCCCGAGGCCCTGCTCTTCATCAACCTGCACCCGGAAGATCTCGCGGATCCGCACCTGTTGGACGAATCCGTCGCCCTGTCCGAAATCGCGGATCGCGTCGTCCTCGAAATCACCGAACGCGCCTCACTCGATCGCGTGCCGGGCCTGGACGAGCACCTCGTCGCCCTGCGCGCCCTCGGCTTCCGCATCGCCATCGACGACCTGGGCGAGGGCTACGCGGGCCTGTCGAGCTTCGTGCGCCTCGATCCCGACTTCGTGAAGCTCGACATGTCCCTCGTCCGCCACATCGACGCCAGCTCCATCAAGCGTCGCCTCGTGGCTTCCATGGTCGCCGTCTGCCGCGACATGGGCCTGCAGGTGATCGCCGAGGGCGTGGAAACGGACGCCGAGCTCGGCACCTTGATCGAGCTCGGCTGCGATTTGATGCAAGGCTACCGCTTCGGCCATCCTGCCCGTCCCTTCCCGGAGCCCACGTGGTAA